One Patescibacteria group bacterium genomic window carries:
- a CDS encoding MscL family protein codes for MKGFLNFIREQGVVGLAVGFILGGAISKVVTALVSDIINPLIGLALGSAKGLDAAAINLGSAKILYGDLIGVCIDFIVIALVVYFGVKLIGLDKLDKKKEPPAPQQ; via the coding sequence ATGAAAGGATTTTTAAATTTCATCCGCGAACAAGGCGTCGTCGGCCTGGCGGTCGGCTTCATCCTGGGTGGCGCGATCTCCAAAGTGGTGACGGCGCTGGTCAGTGATATCATTAACCCGCTGATCGGCCTGGCCTTGGGTTCGGCCAAGGGGCTGGACGCGGCGGCGATCAATCTTGGTTCGGCCAAGATCCTTTACGGGGATCTGATCGGCGTCTGCATCGATTTCATCGTCATCGCCCTGGTGGTTTATTTCGGCGTGAAATTGATCGGCTTGGACAAGCTGGACAAGAAGAAAGAACCGCCCGCGCCGCAACAGTAG